The stretch of DNA AATAGGTGTGGAGGCAGAGTTTCTCAACAACAtttaagattcaaaaaaaaagaagaataaaatgatttaaaaaataaaaaataatgtggataaaactatgataattaattaaagtataattaactaaataatttttcttcttatttttctatcaATGAGTTTGTAGCATTTATCATCACCACTTGATAACCCATCACTAATTATGTTGAGGGTAAATCactttcttaaatatttaattagAGTATTGTAATATACTTATCTAAAGTCCATTCAAATACATTAAATATGAAATTAAATTTGAGTGTTGTAATACCCTTTGATAAAGTGTTTGGTCTTCTATATTGTACATGCAATCTAATCCGATAGTGACTTCATATTATAATATCTCGTCTATCTCTATcaatatagatgattttttctcaTTTAAGTCCCTAACACTATTTAGGTTCTTCATTATATTTAATACTAGGTTGACTATAATATCATTTtctatttaaatataaatcaaatcgATTCAGTCCGAATTGAtttatgaaaattttgattttaaataccGTAAATGATTCTAGTTAGAGGATATTCCTCTTTGGTTCAATTAATCGATTCAAATCAAACCTAATCagttgaaaaaataataatttttaaattcataattTTATCTTTCTAATTATATCCTTTAGATATATAAATATGCATATTGATTAGGCGTCTGGATCAATAAGATACAttcatcaattattattattattattattattattttgttattctCTTAATTTTCTTGATTGTTGTTGTTACGAGGTGTTTATTCTTTATGttatcttattatttatttatttcttccttctatatctaatatttttttaaaaattagaatGATATTtctgatataaatttttttaaacagtccaattaaattaaaattttggtttgatTCAATTAAATTGAGCCGGTTTATCAAAATAAACGGATTCAtttaatgcatatatatatatatatatatattaaattatttaaaaattaaaaattgattaGCCAAATTAGATGAGTCGTTTTTGAATCGATTCGATTAGATATgtcacaaatgattttggttcggAGCAAAGTTCGCTGTACCATActataccggcgtttcgacccgggctcggtatgatACGGTACCAGTGTACCTGGCGATACATCAGagcgtaccaagcggtacaccctgATATACcgaatacttttttattttttttatacggtagcagtgctatagtatagtactgtagcactgtaatgGTACcgaacggtccgcgtaccgataatctgtcggaccggtatgtaccgcccgatacgagcGGTATATTTTGATACGACAGACCTTGATTCGAAGTACCTTATTTTAATCGAATCATTTTTTTGATTTAATTCGATTTAGCCCTAAGGTTTCGATTAGAACTTGTTTGAAGACACCTAACGCTTGTTTCAACCAAACGATTCTTCCGACCTCCAACCATCTAAAACCTCACCATCATTTCTGTGGGCTTCCAAGAAACCGACGATGTCATGTGGCCAAAATTCTCTCTCAATTGGTGGGTTGACTTAAAAGACTCCAAGCCGTCATTGCCGACAACGATGAAGCATACAAACGAGTCGCTTCTAGAAACAATTAATTCAAATCTTGTGAACGAAGTCTCCATTGGAGTATTCTGATTGTTTGGTTCACGAACTCCTTCGTGAATCTACTATTACAATATTCTTTACTTCGATCTAAAATTAGTTGGCTTAATCGGTAAAGTGATGGGTCGTTAaggattaatcttatttttatattttttcaaattttttttcttttccttatatatatatatatatatatatatatatatatatatatatatatatatatatatatatatatatatatatatatatatatgatattggcATGGGTTATAATCCAACTATACATCATAATGTTTACCTGGTCAACTCGACATGTGGATCAAATGACCATTCTATAATGATATTGACTCAACACCAGCATAAAAGTTCACTTGGCCTTACATGACAAGCACCACTTAATGTAACATAGAGTTCCACTTATCTTAGAGATATTTGGTAATTCCTGATATCAAAATAAGTTATTACCACCTAGGTATAACGTTTGATGATTCAATATACGTCTTCATAACTCAATAATAgtcgataattttatataatcttTCCTTGAGTTAACTCTTATCTTAGTTTATCTATTATCTTGACTCACAGTATCCACCTGCTTTTCTCGACTCTATTTATAATAATAACGAAGGAAACCTCTCTCTCGAATATTTTGAATTATTACTTATATAAGATATTTATTACATATGTACCATATATAGTTTTGTAGGATAtatgttaaattttttatcaCTCAAACCAATGATAAGCTCTCAAGGTGTAGGATTATTTGATGTGCCACCTGTGTGAGGATCGAGGTCAAGAGATATTTTTCAATCCGGTCCTTTCGACTCTTAAGTTAGTAATTTAAAGTATATGAGTTTGGACGcgagtaataaaaaaaaataagcctCCCCTCTTATTGTATTAAAGACGAGCTAttttatatatgaaatattttgtatGGAGACAACCTTTAACTACTTTTAATAGCCTCCTCTTGGTCTTTTGTCTATGTGAATGACAAGGGGGTAGCCCATAATCGTCTGTCTTGGGCCTTTAGCCATGTAGGCAGATGGGTGGAGGGTGACTTTTGTCTTCTCCTTTCACCTTGGATGCCATGTGATGGTTAGCTGACGGTATATTTTCTATCATTTGGTCCTCTCCCCCCTCCCCCTCACCCACAAGACGTGCTTCAAGGCTTTTgtccaaaggatccaaaatgtaaCATCTAGTTCATCCGACACATCAAGCTTATATCGCTTCGATCCATTGTCGACCTAGTAGCATGTTTAGTTCGTCCAACACATCTAGTTCATTGTGCCTCTCGTATCGTCTGACACGAGTTTATTCGGCACATTCGTCCGAGATCGCCTCCCCAAATGTTGTTGGTGGTGATTCATTACCAACGTACCCCTCGTATCATCGAATGACATATATTGATCGAACAGGATCGGACTTCCAAACATTCATACCTTAGGCGAAGGTGGGGGACAAACAACTCTACGTATATGTGTCTGGACTACGTCAGGTTGACTAAGACGTCAACGATTTTATCCCTCAACACTACAAAAAGATGGAAACAAGAAAATCAAAGAGATTGATTCCAAGaaaaattttctaaaaaataaaaaataatagtcaGAAATTTATAAAGAATATTTGAAATCAACGAGTCATAATTAATAAAGATATCGTCAAGGTAGTCTTCGAAAAACATGACCAGTTCTTAGACACTAAACCACACTCGGCTGTAACAATTGTTTACCTAAAGAATGTTCATTTTAAACTTCCTAAACTTATCGAGTACTCAAACTCTCTTTACACGTTTCCTTCATGCGCGAAGAATGGACATAGACGTAACAATTAGAAGGCTCCATACTTGGTCATAGTTTTTCTTGTCCGAGTTTTGACTGGTGAATCATATTccccttaataataataatttcttttCTCTTACAAACACGACAACACTCAAGAATTGATTGAATTAAGATTGACCATATCGATCTTGAAATATATTTAACATCCTAAAATCTAATTTTCTCACGTTTATCGACGATCAACCAATTTTTCTTTTAAGACTTTTGCATAAACCTAGATAAGTTATCCTCACACGCCAACTTTGAGCGTTCTGGATTGCAACACATAGGACCTTCATTTCCAATCCAGGAGTGATTGCTCACGGATAACaacaacaagagagagagagagagagagagagagagagagagtgtgtgtgtgtgtgtgtgtgacggaTACgacgacagagagagagagagagagagagagagagagtgtgtgtgtgtgtgtgacggaTACGACGTACGTTCTCGAAGATGGAATCCACACGTAACCGTCGTCGTCTTCTCGAAGACAAACGGCTGTTAGAACTCGAGGCAGTCGGCATCGTCCTATATAGCACGTGATGGCACCTCAAAAAATATCTTGGGTTGGCCGGTCGGCTGCCACATGTGAAGCGGACATTTTCGAATCTATACCGTGGATTGTAATTTAATAACGAAGGACTAatcacatatctttttttataattaattatttttaatattttaaatctgtatatttttaaaaattatgttaaaattattatatttatgaaagtaaaatatttaatctcgtatCTCCTCGTACCATCAATTTTGTTAACCGATAAAAATATCGTAAAGTTTACGTACATCTcactattttaaatataaaatttataatataatttttaaaaatataaaaattaaaatactaaaaataactaagtacaaaaaataatctataataacctaataatatatatatatatatatatatttatattgattTTATATAGTATATCATGAAATCGATGCATCCGCTATCAGAGAGTACTAAGTCGAAAAATACATCTGAAAGATGTTCGTCTACCAATTCACTTAAATTTGATTGGATTAATGTCAACTCTGTTAAGGTGAATTGGTCAAACTTTCTGTCACTCACTGCATGTCTTCATGTAAATCCGCCATCATAATTCGCAACCTCTGAAAAGGGTACACATGGTCACTATTGCATCACCAACCAAAGCACTGCTCTTCCTTGAGGATGAACGCAGGGTAGTGTCTCTACCCATGTGGAAATTACCCTTTGAAATCAAAATGCTGAAACGGGATATCTGCAATCAACAACCCATTATATGAAATTTCTATGTTGAGACAATAAATACATCTTGGGGTTTCGGTTTGCATGTACATATCTACAAAGAATTGGAAAGATATGAAGTGAATATGAACTAATGCTCTCATAAaatgaaaagaagggaagagggaAATTAAATCTTGCACAACTATGCATAACTATTCTACACATTGACTGATCATTAGGATGCTACATACAATCTTCACACCTGCAGTTCAAGTGTCGAGCAGGAAGTATGGATGAATCTTTCAACTACTACACCAAAACCCTTGGTTGAAGAGACAGCTCATGTTGCTTAATTTGCAGGCGGTGGCTAAAAGTGGTTCCCCGGTAAAAACCTGTTGATTAGATGAATCAGAATCTTGAAACTATGTAAACAGAAGCAACAGGTGATCCTTGGGGACTGAGAGTAAACCACTTACCTAAAATCCAATCCTTTTCTGAACAGTCTTCGAGGAATTTCACCAGTCAGGTTATTATTTTCCAAGTagctgcaaaaataaaatttaagaggCAATGGAGATGataaacaattcaaacacttcaaAGCAGAATGATCTTTCGATAGTTAAGCTTTAACAAACAACAAATGAAATTAACATGAGAGAGAAAGACTGAGAGAACCATTAGTGTATAGAACTCCTGTAAATTGTACATATCATATATCACAGTAAAAGTTGATACGCCTCATCTATCAGTAACATTTAACATCAGTGATGTCTTGACTTATAACAAAATATGGTCCGAAATGACTATAATCTTTCTACCATATcaacttccttcttctcctttcgCTCATTTTATCGATGCTCACTTTTTCTCCTTCTAAGACTACCAAATCCCCTAGAATGACCATAAACATCATTTTTATAATCTACTACCATCGTGGAATGGTATCAAGGAACACATAATTTGATTCCCTAGATGGTACACCTAACAGTTCTTACAGCATCTTAGCTAAACATTAATAAAGCGCTACATTATTTGACTCTCAAGAGTATTTGCACTTACACAACTTTTATAAAGTCCTAACTGTTTCAAGTTTCATCATGCATTGTAAATGACAATCACAATATGAGAGTTATAAATCCTTCATTCCTAGGTTGCATGATTCCTTAGCTCTACTAAGGAACTTCCCTATCACTAATGTTAGCCAACCTCTGCAAAAATTGACTAACCTGCCAATGCAGTGCAGGAAAAAGGAACGTCTACCATCATCAGGCTATAAGTACAGTAAATCTCATTCTCCTTATTGCAATTGATGAAAGAGAATGGTTTACCAATGAAAACATTTTAAAATGTGAACCTTTAGATAGCCTAAAAGTCATACAACTGACACGATATGACATTCATCATTATTCACAAGTTAAGAATGGAATCTTATGCATAATTTGGGTTCATGTTCACACATATTCATATCGTGATAATCAATCAGTAGTGACCAATGGAACCTAAACCTATAGGTTGGTCTTCACTTCCTGTTTAAGAGGTTCTAGATTCCTAGTGAAATTGGTGCCAGCTGGCCAGGAAAAATTCTCAAGGTGAAGGATTAACCTTTCCGGAAAAAAAAGTCGGAAGTTATTGAAATACAGTAATCTTAAGTACAAAttaaaaacaaaggaaaaaaaaaactacatATCACCaaagtggagaaaaatattataatcagagTCAATAAATTATAGTTACTCACAGTTCACGTAGCTGACTCAGATTTGCCAGTGATGGAGGAATGACTCCTGTTAACTGATTGTTCTGTAAATGCCTTAAAAAATAATGCCAATATAAGTGAAACTATCAACTAACTCGATGTAcagaaaagggaaaaagaaaatattaaagaTGTTGCTTACAATTTCTGAAGATTCTTTAATTTGCTTAGATCTGGAATTGGTCCTGTGAAATTATTAtatgcaaaagatctgcaaatggAATACTATAAGCTAGAGTTATTTcaaataaaatgatataaattcaaATACCCACATATCAGTTAGTGCTGTCATCCTGGCAATAAGTGGTGACAGAGATCCAGACAAACCCATACTTGAAAGATTCCTGTTACAAGCAATTTCTGGTTTGTCTCAATGAAATAGCATTGTCAAAATAACACGTTCATATTTAAAGCCCAACTCACAGAGCCACCACACGTATTTTGGATCCATTAGAGCAGGTAATGCCAGTCCATGAATATTGTTCAGGCATACAAGGATCTCCACTCCAATCAGATGGTGgactagcaattttcttttttatattctccAGGGCAATGACTGTAACAGAAGTGAGAACCAAATTAAAAAAGGTACTAAAAAAGAACTATTGTTAAGTTCTAAGAACATGAGGAAAGAGATCAGAAGACATACTATCTCTTGTATGTGTGACATTTCCAATTGAGAAAAGGCCAAAAACCTCTCCAGCACTTATTAATTGCGGAAGAGGAGATCCAGGAGTCAATGTAATGGTCGTTAGACCAGAGAGAAGCCATTGGGTTGAGAAAACAACAAGACCTGCTGATGTAACTGTTAAATTAGCATAGAATCTATAGTCATTTATGTAGACATCGAATGTCCTGGTGCTCCCTGGTAATGTATCAGCGAAATAAAGAGCAATGTAGTAGCTGGAACTTGGAAGTAAATTGGGAGGCCACTGAaagaccaatggtttcgctttatCTGCTACTAGAGCAGTGTTGAAGATCGTTGCAGGTGGAAGATTCCAAAAATCAGATGATGATATATTATGGGTGCTTGTCATTGCATGTGCACTCCCAGAAAATGGCTGCCAATATCTATTGAATCTATCGTCTGGATATCTAGAATCACACAAAATTAGTTCATCAACAGACATAACATGCAATCACATAGTCCAGACAGATAAAGAGAGTTCACAAGTACTTTAAGAAAATAAATCTTGGTGAAAGGAAATGGAGTATATGGTCTCTATTTAGATGATTATTTGTTAACCAGCAGCGACTTTAAATTGTGTCTTAAACTTAAATTATCAAGATAAAAGGTGGTTCTTCATAGACGGCATTCCCTTCAATTATTTGAACATGCTCTTGTGAAGATACAGGGAAAAGAGAAACTGACTAAATGCCGAAGCAAATTAGTGGATAGCAACAAAAAATTCCATCGGACCATTGTGGACATGAATCCCTATGGTACAACGGTTGCCAGCTTAATTTCAGTGAAACAATGATCTAATTGATGCAGAAACATAAATTCTTTTTAGATATTTTACAACATAATATGCCCATTCTGCAAGTTAAAATGCAAAGACTGCACATGAATACCAGTTAATCAAGGAATCATGACAAAGACTGTAGATTGCTGAAGACTAACTTACTAGACAACAGTTAATCATGTAACATGATTGCCAATATTAACACAATATTTGTTTTTATACATGTAATCCAAATGCTCTGATGATCCCAAGCTCAAAGATGAAATCAAAGACTAGGGTGAACATTAGCAAATCAACACTTTGGGCCATCTACCAGGATTACAATTCTAACAaggtaaacataaaaaatttcaagcgATTGGCTTATGTTCTTTGTCAAACTTCAAAACTTACAATGTAATGTTGATCTCCCTCAAGAACAAGTAAACAGTAAAAGCTACAAAAAGCATATAACAGTTCGAATTTCAATCCATTTTGATAACGCATTTAAtcatcaaaactgcatgatgggaAAGAAAAACAGAAAGGAGGAGTTCACTTAACCTGAGAGTCGATCCAATTGATCCAAAGGTGCTCCTCGAGATGAGGCCCATGGCATACTCGTCGAAGTTCGTCCCATTATACACCGAATCCTCCAACAAGATCATCTCCAGAGCGGAGATGAAGAGGTCGGAGGTCGTGTAGGTGTTCTCGGCAACGCACACGCTCATCGTCATCCCCTTGGCCCGGAAGACGCCCTCGTAGTAGGAGGCCACGCCGGCGGCGTAGTCAGCGGTCGTGTTCACGGTGGTCCAGAAGGTGCCGTCCACGATCTGGTCGAAGACAGGGGGCGTCCCGCTGCTGCCCGGGCTGTCGAAGCTGCCATAGAAGTAGGTGGTGCGGATGAGGTATCGGGCGCCGCGGACGGCCCGGAGGACGTAGCAGAACTTGCGGGGCTGGAGGAGGCCGGGGCGGACGGGGAAGGAGCGGAGGGTGGAGAGGACGGGAAGGAGGCCCGGGAGGGAGAGTTTGCGAGGGGAGCCAGCGATGACGAAGCGAGAGTCGGCCAACCATCTGAGGCCGTCGGGGGTGAAGAGGTCGTCGGTGGAGCCACAGTTGATAAGCAAGCCCTTGGGTTGCGGCGGGGATTGAGAGAGGGCGGGGACGACAAGGAGAGGGAAAAGGAACAGGAAGCGGAGGAGGAAAAGGGGCGGAGGTCTCTCCATCCTCTTACTTTGTCTTTCCGAAGAGGAGGTGGCCGACGACGATGAAGGCAAAGGTATAATTGAAAGGTGGGAGTAGGAATGACGGCAAGCAAAAGGACGATGACGAGTTCAATCTGTACAAGGACAAGGTCAAAGACGGGAAACCGGAGGGAGAAAGGAAGGCAAGGGCAAAATGGCTGAATCACCCATCAAACATTTCTCGGGTTTCCAAGTGCCTCCGAGTGGGTCTCATAGCCTGTATACCACGTCACACCGATCCTCTTTAGTGGGTGACGAACCAACGACAGAGCAGCGTCGGAGGCGAGATTTGGGTTTGACTCGGGTACATCGTGTCTTTATTCAAAGTGCGCAAGTTGTCTGTGGGTCCCAACCACACGGAGGCGGTGGGTAAAGGTCGAGGGTATCGGTCAAAAGGAAATCGTGAATCTTAACGCTACGCTAAAGACGCGTttcagatattttatttttattaatgatgtctttcttatttttgttttatgattttGGATGCAATCTACAAACACATTGCAAGATCACATTTTTCTCATATCTATCAAGTTTTCCAAACATAGATTATATACTACATATTCTACTTTATTATATGATTTATCAGTCACATTTTGCCTGGTCAAagcttgatttttgttgtaagagAAATTTATTATCAATGAATGCTATAGCATatcaattatataaatatatttgatgTTACATTGTGATTAGGTCAAATATACTTTTCATTATTATTTCAATGGCTACTTTTGCAAAGAAGATTCCTCTTTGTCAACTCCCCAATATTATATAAGAGAATAATCTAAGTAGGTGTTAATCATAAGACTATGTCTATCGTatgtatttgaatttgaatatgaTCATTCAAAATCTATGCAGCATTaatacaacaataataataaatcgTAAGTTTTATTTATTTGGAATCCGTTGCAAAAATCTTTTGTCGTTATTAAGATACGTAAAagaatcatatgtttagttaagttaaggatacttaattttttatttataatttctattaagattagatatatatatatatatatgaatatgaatTTAATTATTTCTATTCTAATGTTCCAAATCTATAAAAAACAACCTacccaaaaaatatttttattagattAGTCATTCATAAGAGTGGAAGAATTGAGTTCATCAAAATAATTGGCTTATGGTCATTTATTGCTTTTACAAAATTTGCATGAATGGGGTCATTAA from Musa acuminata AAA Group cultivar baxijiao chromosome BXJ2-11, Cavendish_Baxijiao_AAA, whole genome shotgun sequence encodes:
- the LOC135584390 gene encoding putative leucine-rich repeat receptor-like serine/threonine-protein kinase At2g14440, whose product is MERPPPLFLLRFLFLFPLLVVPALSQSPPQPKGLLINCGSTDDLFTPDGLRWLADSRFVIAGSPRKLSLPGLLPVLSTLRSFPVRPGLLQPRKFCYVLRAVRGARYLIRTTYFYGSFDSPGSSGTPPVFDQIVDGTFWTTVNTTADYAAGVASYYEGVFRAKGMTMSVCVAENTYTTSDLFISALEMILLEDSVYNGTNFDEYAMGLISRSTFGSIGSTLRYPDDRFNRYWQPFSGSAHAMTSTHNISSSDFWNLPPATIFNTALVADKAKPLVFQWPPNLLPSSSYYIALYFADTLPGSTRTFDVYINDYRFYANLTVTSAGLVVFSTQWLLSGLTTITLTPGSPLPQLISAGEVFGLFSIGNVTHTRDIIALENIKKKIASPPSDWSGDPCMPEQYSWTGITCSNGSKIRVVALNLSSMGLSGSLSPLIARMTALTDISFAYNNFTGPIPDLSKLKNLQKLHLQNNQLTGVIPPSLANLSQLRELYLENNNLTGEIPRRLFRKGLDFRFLPGNHF